A genomic region of Leptospira barantonii contains the following coding sequences:
- a CDS encoding SpoIIE family protein phosphatase, with protein sequence MGETGSIWNNILLNYYSFGSLLSFLTSMLISGVFLFIDKKVSSTKHLAFGAFLLGIFQFGYVFAAVLYHPFAAYHRWITAGLILPAILHIGQFVARYPENDFPRFNKITTIVLWIVATLAVAYFCFSTWNASVKYHFTAHHWDFNAENVSRTIAIIIFSYVFINFVAIPIWRMTLLKGKTRWIIFGFMMSFLIGGTVPVVANLLSRDGYIERSIYLTSIVLLFMAAFFIILILYLNFSVEKTSFMLKIVGITFVTVLIIMQALVYISNQDKESEYDTLSQIHMERALEGGSVEEGISYVIKWNKSKNTFDQERYDSNIHPNQEQLEIDFKNTLLYEEIFNLREEGFRESLVKLVESSHENFGGYRYSIVNFLKENPDLEDKALKTALNKELSRLGLYVFVASNKLDNIFAEDFCAKGRSYLDGAKEVKMFRISLEYRWNFCKWDGKTVTPTKLKEEVLNYFRPFVPSLTRYYRKKDVDNQSFHYIGFIKYDREKDNVSEVGFSYRAYREFMHPTALKQIIVLGVVIVVIILLFPLFFRGSLVSPLNDLLSGVEKVNDGSLEVQVPIRVKDEIGFLADSFNNMVSSIRDARKELQDYAEHLATKVKLRTEELSEKIEEFQRLKIQQDGDYFLTSLLAKPLNYNASKSSRISTQFLLRQKKQFEFKGKKADLGGDICVTGNLRLGTPSDFKRYVFAMNGDAMGKSMQGAGGSLVMGVVINSILARSAADNRILNISPEQWLTETYEEVNAVFKSFNGSMVISASCFLIEEETGKTFYFNAEHPFTVLYRDERATFLDSSLMLRKIGLESEYPFKVFTTTLREDDVLIIGSDGKDDLDLTPDRDTRSINEDETLFLKTVEAGKGNIEQIEHLIYKNGEITDDLSLLRIEYGVAQTNQVQNSFDVDKSAVFSFNEETQDWSVSYSHARQLYKDGNVKEAIDELADLYSKTPEDSKVIKLLGLLSFKDKDYVKAVEILGKYLELDPELSEYWYYLSVANKKLGRFSEAISASEKVIVKQPENANNLVNLSDLYRLQHEYERAKEFAIKALDLDPQNENAKKILKRIENNG encoded by the coding sequence ATGGGCGAAACTGGATCGATCTGGAACAATATACTTCTCAATTATTATTCGTTCGGAAGTTTGTTATCGTTTTTAACTTCCATGCTCATTTCCGGTGTATTTCTTTTTATCGATAAAAAAGTATCGAGCACCAAACATCTCGCATTCGGAGCCTTCCTTTTGGGAATATTCCAATTCGGTTATGTGTTTGCGGCCGTTCTTTATCATCCATTTGCGGCTTATCATCGTTGGATCACAGCCGGATTGATTCTTCCCGCGATTCTTCATATCGGGCAATTCGTGGCTCGTTATCCCGAGAATGATTTTCCCAGATTCAATAAAATAACCACGATCGTACTTTGGATCGTTGCGACGCTTGCGGTTGCTTACTTTTGTTTTTCGACTTGGAACGCGTCCGTTAAATATCACTTCACCGCGCATCACTGGGACTTCAACGCGGAGAACGTAAGTAGAACGATTGCGATTATCATCTTCAGTTATGTGTTCATCAATTTTGTCGCGATTCCGATCTGGAGAATGACGCTACTCAAAGGAAAAACGCGTTGGATCATTTTCGGATTTATGATGTCCTTTTTGATCGGCGGAACCGTTCCCGTGGTAGCCAATCTTTTAAGTCGAGACGGTTATATTGAAAGATCGATTTATCTGACTTCGATCGTTCTTTTGTTTATGGCCGCATTCTTTATCATTCTTATCTTATATTTGAATTTCTCGGTCGAAAAAACTTCCTTCATGCTCAAAATCGTCGGAATCACTTTCGTTACGGTTTTGATCATCATGCAAGCCTTGGTGTATATCTCGAACCAAGACAAGGAATCCGAGTATGATACGCTCAGCCAGATCCATATGGAAAGAGCGTTGGAAGGCGGAAGTGTGGAGGAGGGAATTTCCTACGTAATCAAATGGAATAAATCCAAGAACACCTTCGATCAAGAAAGATACGATTCCAATATCCACCCGAATCAGGAACAACTTGAAATCGATTTTAAGAATACACTTTTATACGAGGAAATATTCAATCTTCGTGAAGAAGGTTTTAGAGAATCCCTTGTTAAACTCGTTGAATCTTCACATGAGAATTTCGGCGGTTATAGATATTCCATCGTAAACTTTTTAAAAGAAAATCCGGATCTGGAAGACAAGGCTCTTAAGACCGCGTTGAACAAAGAATTATCCAGATTGGGCCTTTACGTATTCGTCGCTTCGAACAAACTCGATAATATTTTTGCCGAGGATTTTTGCGCAAAGGGAAGAAGTTATTTGGACGGCGCCAAAGAAGTGAAGATGTTCCGAATCTCTTTGGAATATCGTTGGAACTTCTGTAAATGGGACGGTAAAACGGTAACTCCCACAAAGTTAAAGGAAGAAGTCCTAAATTATTTCCGTCCCTTTGTTCCTTCTTTAACGAGATACTATCGTAAAAAAGACGTGGACAATCAAAGTTTCCACTACATCGGATTTATCAAATACGATCGCGAAAAAGATAACGTAAGCGAAGTAGGATTTTCTTATAGAGCCTATCGCGAGTTCATGCATCCTACCGCGCTGAAACAAATCATCGTACTCGGCGTCGTGATCGTAGTGATCATTCTTTTATTTCCTTTATTCTTCAGAGGAAGTCTTGTATCTCCGTTGAACGACTTGTTAAGCGGTGTGGAAAAGGTGAACGACGGAAGTTTGGAAGTTCAAGTTCCGATTCGGGTTAAGGACGAAATCGGATTCTTGGCCGATTCGTTTAACAACATGGTTTCTTCGATTCGTGACGCGAGAAAGGAACTCCAGGATTACGCGGAGCACCTCGCCACAAAGGTTAAACTCAGAACCGAAGAATTGTCCGAGAAGATCGAAGAGTTTCAACGACTTAAAATTCAACAGGACGGGGATTACTTTCTTACATCTCTTCTTGCGAAACCGTTGAACTATAACGCGAGTAAGTCGAGTCGGATCTCCACTCAGTTCTTATTGAGACAAAAGAAACAATTCGAATTCAAAGGCAAGAAGGCCGATCTCGGCGGCGATATCTGCGTTACCGGAAATCTTCGTTTGGGAACTCCTTCCGATTTTAAACGTTATGTCTTTGCAATGAACGGCGACGCTATGGGTAAATCCATGCAGGGTGCGGGCGGCTCTCTTGTAATGGGAGTCGTTATCAATTCTATTCTCGCTCGTTCCGCGGCGGACAATCGAATCCTGAATATTTCTCCGGAGCAGTGGCTTACGGAAACTTACGAGGAAGTGAACGCGGTATTCAAATCGTTTAACGGCAGTATGGTGATTTCCGCTTCTTGTTTTTTGATCGAAGAGGAAACGGGTAAAACTTTTTACTTCAACGCGGAACACCCTTTTACCGTATTGTATCGAGATGAAAGAGCGACATTTTTGGATTCTTCCCTGATGCTTCGTAAAATCGGATTGGAGTCGGAATATCCGTTCAAAGTTTTTACGACTACGTTGCGGGAAGACGATGTGTTGATCATAGGCTCGGACGGTAAGGATGATTTGGATTTAACTCCGGATCGGGATACAAGATCGATCAACGAAGACGAAACCTTATTTTTAAAAACCGTGGAAGCCGGAAAAGGAAACATAGAACAAATCGAACATTTGATTTACAAGAACGGAGAAATCACGGATGACCTTTCTCTTTTGAGAATCGAATACGGAGTCGCACAAACGAATCAGGTTCAAAATTCTTTCGACGTAGATAAGTCGGCCGTCTTTTCCTTCAACGAGGAAACTCAGGATTGGAGCGTATCCTATTCTCATGCTAGACAGTTATACAAGGACGGAAACGTAAAGGAAGCGATCGACGAGCTCGCCGATCTCTATTCCAAAACACCGGAAGATTCCAAAGTGATTAAGTTACTCGGTCTTTTGAGTTTTAAGGACAAGGATTACGTGAAGGCCGTCGAGATATTAGGAAAGTATCTCGAATTGGATCCGGAACTCAGCGAGTATTGGTATTATCTTTCCGTTGCGAATAAAAAACTGGGAAGATTTTCCGAAGCAATTTCGGCTTCCGAAAAAGTAATCGTAAAACAACCGGAAAACGCGAACAATCTTGTGAACCTTTCGGATTTATACAGACTTCAACATGAATATGAAAGAGCGAAAGAGTTTGCGATCAAAGCCTTGGATCTGGATCCGCAGAACGAAAACGCGAAAAAGATTCTTAAGAGAATAGAGAATAACGGATAG
- a CDS encoding DUF2147 domain-containing protein produces MKKFRMIAIFLAFAFISAPAFAGEDDAILGKWWNKEKDAQVDVHKCGAKICGKIIWLKEPVYPAGSTEGTPGSTKVDVNNKDESLRTRPIMGMVFLTNFSYDGEQVWTGGRVYDPKGGKTYDGRLTLRNADTLDLKGGYKVGFMMIGKESTWTRVK; encoded by the coding sequence ATGAAGAAGTTTAGAATGATCGCAATTTTTCTCGCGTTCGCATTTATTTCTGCACCGGCATTTGCGGGCGAGGATGATGCAATTCTTGGAAAATGGTGGAACAAAGAAAAAGACGCACAGGTCGACGTACACAAATGCGGCGCGAAGATTTGCGGAAAAATCATCTGGTTAAAAGAACCTGTTTATCCTGCAGGAAGCACTGAAGGAACTCCAGGAAGTACAAAAGTAGACGTAAATAACAAGGACGAAAGTCTTCGTACTCGTCCGATTATGGGAATGGTGTTTCTTACCAATTTCTCTTACGACGGCGAACAAGTATGGACCGGTGGAAGAGTTTACGATCCGAAAGGCGGGAAAACGTACGACGGAAGACTTACTTTAAGAAATGCTGATACTCTCGATCTCAAAGGCGGTTACAAAGTAGGCTTTATGATGATCGGAAAAGAATCCACTTGGACTCGAGTAAAATAA
- the dcd gene encoding dCTP deaminase yields MILTGKEIQKRIGQDIVITPYSEKQLNPNSYNLRLHEELLVYTELPLDMKKPNPSEKLIIPETGLLLKPGVLYLGRTLESTETHNLVPMLEGRSSIGRLGMLVHVTAGFGDVGFKGFWTLEISVIQPLIVYPGVEVCQIFYHTVEGQITEYSSGKYQANQGIQPSLLYKDFEK; encoded by the coding sequence ATGATTCTTACAGGAAAAGAAATTCAAAAACGAATCGGTCAAGACATCGTAATCACTCCCTATTCTGAAAAACAACTCAATCCGAATTCTTACAACTTAAGATTACACGAAGAACTTTTGGTTTATACCGAACTTCCTCTGGATATGAAAAAACCGAATCCTTCGGAGAAATTGATCATACCCGAAACCGGACTTCTGCTCAAACCCGGAGTTTTGTATTTGGGGAGAACCTTGGAGTCCACCGAAACGCATAACTTAGTTCCTATGCTCGAAGGAAGATCTTCCATCGGAAGATTAGGAATGCTCGTTCACGTTACTGCTGGATTCGGCGACGTCGGGTTTAAAGGATTCTGGACTTTGGAAATTTCCGTGATTCAACCTCTAATCGTATACCCGGGCGTCGAAGTTTGTCAGATTTTTTATCATACGGTCGAAGGACAAATAACGGAATATTCTTCGGGAAAATACCAGGCGAATCAGGGAATCCAACCTTCGTTGTTATATAAAGATTTCGAGAAGTAG
- a CDS encoding enoyl-CoA hydratase/isomerase family protein: protein MSESTTVLYTTEQEISVILLNRPEKRNAISKELLSTLHASILKAKKETSVRALVLGGIGPSFCAGADLKERTTMSPKDVTRFLEDLKNCFLELENFPYPTVAALDGDAFGGGLELALCCDFILLKNDVRIGLTETRLGIIPGGGGTQRLPRRIGVPKAKEMIFTGKTIDAQTALSYGLANSIWHDSSLPAAKMLAEEIASHSAPIALQLAKKAIAEGYGQDIQTALKTESKYYNETLKTEDRLEALKAFQEKRKPIFKGR, encoded by the coding sequence ATGAGCGAATCAACCACAGTACTTTATACGACGGAACAAGAAATCTCGGTCATACTTTTAAATAGACCGGAAAAAAGAAATGCGATCAGTAAAGAACTTTTATCCACACTTCATGCCTCGATTCTAAAGGCGAAAAAGGAAACCTCCGTACGAGCTTTGGTTTTAGGAGGAATCGGACCTTCTTTTTGCGCAGGCGCGGATCTAAAAGAAAGAACGACGATGTCTCCGAAAGACGTAACGCGCTTCTTAGAAGATCTTAAAAATTGTTTTTTGGAACTCGAGAATTTTCCGTATCCGACAGTCGCCGCATTGGACGGAGATGCGTTCGGAGGCGGATTGGAACTCGCACTTTGTTGCGACTTCATTCTTCTTAAAAACGACGTACGAATCGGACTTACGGAAACACGTTTAGGAATTATTCCCGGTGGAGGAGGAACACAAAGACTTCCTCGAAGAATCGGAGTTCCGAAAGCGAAAGAGATGATTTTTACAGGGAAGACCATCGACGCGCAAACCGCTTTGAGTTACGGACTTGCAAATTCCATCTGGCACGATTCTTCTTTACCCGCGGCAAAAATGTTGGCGGAAGAAATCGCATCACATTCTGCGCCTATCGCACTTCAGCTTGCAAAGAAAGCAATCGCGGAAGGTTATGGTCAGGATATACAAACGGCTCTCAAAACCGAGAGTAAATACTACAACGAAACCTTAAAGACGGAAGATCGGTTGGAAGCTCTTAAAGCGTTTCAAGAAAAACGAAAGCCGATTTTTAAAGGAAGATAA
- a CDS encoding LIC10067 family putative lipoprotein: MLHKSNPIFLTFLLLSIFFQCKESSSNNDLFTGLGLGSPVITSIDPPGGSPPQADGVSYTGTQITIKGRNFAPNSTDTIVKFNDLVGTIFSVTTTEIITTVPTGASAGFVTVSKADGFCDTVYGTDGYNCSARRFYVDCYKAYSNIYGDETAINYPDSQTVKFTEDYSTKAFRSNLRETGGTILTFECDNLVSIKYFSTKCVVTEQGTLAAPVYNPTINFTDNYAVQYLVTTAKGSCKIGFQ, translated from the coding sequence ATGCTACATAAATCGAATCCAATTTTTTTGACATTCCTACTTTTATCCATTTTCTTTCAGTGCAAAGAAAGTAGCTCGAATAACGACTTATTTACAGGACTCGGTTTGGGAAGTCCCGTAATTACTTCGATCGATCCTCCGGGAGGTTCTCCTCCGCAAGCGGACGGAGTTTCTTATACGGGAACTCAGATTACGATCAAAGGAAGAAATTTCGCCCCGAATTCAACGGATACGATCGTAAAATTCAACGATCTCGTAGGGACGATTTTTTCGGTTACTACTACGGAAATCATTACTACGGTGCCGACCGGAGCGAGCGCGGGTTTTGTGACCGTCTCCAAAGCGGACGGTTTCTGCGACACGGTTTACGGAACCGACGGTTACAATTGTTCAGCGAGAAGATTCTACGTGGATTGTTATAAGGCGTATAGTAATATTTACGGAGACGAAACCGCGATCAATTACCCGGATTCGCAAACGGTTAAGTTCACTGAGGATTATTCCACGAAGGCGTTCCGTTCGAATCTGAGAGAGACCGGAGGGACCATTCTAACTTTTGAATGTGATAACCTTGTCTCGATTAAGTATTTTTCCACGAAATGTGTCGTGACCGAACAGGGGACTTTGGCCGCCCCGGTTTACAATCCTACGATCAATTTTACCGATAACTATGCGGTTCAATATCTGGTTACCACGGCCAAGGGAAGTTGTAAGATCGGCTTTCAATAA
- a CDS encoding VOC family protein, with protein sequence MIIVEGIDYFLIPAENPEASAKFYSDIFDFESVDEKSGEYVVMGLDSINIKLQKISGFKNSLGESKIPVLSFVLDVDDFTEAIAELEENKISIVRGPETNSGGEFLHFLDPSGNVLEISYKD encoded by the coding sequence ATGATTATCGTTGAAGGAATCGACTATTTCTTAATACCTGCGGAGAACCCGGAAGCCTCTGCGAAGTTTTATTCTGATATATTCGATTTTGAATCCGTGGACGAAAAATCAGGCGAGTATGTCGTAATGGGACTCGATTCGATTAACATCAAACTTCAGAAAATTTCCGGTTTCAAAAACTCTTTAGGGGAAAGCAAAATTCCCGTTCTCAGTTTCGTTCTTGATGTGGACGATTTTACCGAAGCGATCGCGGAACTGGAAGAAAACAAAATTTCCATCGTTCGTGGACCTGAAACAAACAGCGGTGGAGAATTTTTACATTTCTTAGATCCGTCCGGAAACGTTTTAGAGATCAGCTATAAAGACTGA
- a CDS encoding NAD(P)/FAD-dependent oxidoreductase, with protein sequence MNENQESISRRSFLAIMGLCFSALAGGIWFLKFRQKISGKILGPNHELGHRIRQNIKSDPSANVQLPVSEKVNTLILGAGVSGLSAGYYLHKSGFEEFKIIELENDSGGNSRSGKNSIGSYPWGAHYLPQPGEEAVLVRKFLEENRIIIGKDKNGKPIYDEKYLCFDPEERIFYQGRWNEGLYPTGTPGSPSANEEENFKKLIRSWGSKIGRDGRKAFSIPIDLSSRDSEILKLDKITFFEYIKEQGFQTKELFWFLDYSVRDDFGGSMDTISAWIGLHYFCSRPVDEHGEDLTLLTWPEGNGFLVEKLRTPIRNKIITETLVEKVKRSDSKQARFEVRVYDSKLKEQKIILCDSIVYALPSFTRKYVLDEKSGVTDGLVYSPWITANLSVDRVPTGKGIPPCWDNVIYQSPSLGYIVSTHQDLRASREESVLTYYRAFGEKDTVNVRKTMMRTSWSDWKESILSDLKKAHPDIEKRVQSLEVMTYAHAMIRPVPNLIWGGQREKLSLSYPNLHFAHSDLSGISIFEEALVRGYNAANKILGEQKI encoded by the coding sequence ATGAACGAAAACCAAGAATCAATCTCTCGCAGATCCTTTCTCGCAATCATGGGACTTTGTTTCTCCGCGCTCGCAGGCGGAATTTGGTTTTTGAAATTTAGGCAAAAAATTTCCGGAAAAATTCTTGGACCCAATCATGAGCTCGGTCATAGAATTCGACAAAACATAAAATCCGACCCGAGCGCAAACGTTCAACTTCCCGTTTCCGAAAAAGTAAACACTTTGATTCTCGGCGCCGGAGTTTCCGGATTGAGCGCGGGTTACTATCTTCATAAATCCGGATTTGAAGAATTTAAAATTATAGAACTCGAAAACGACTCCGGTGGCAATTCGAGATCGGGTAAAAATTCGATCGGTTCTTATCCTTGGGGAGCGCATTACTTACCTCAACCCGGAGAAGAAGCGGTTCTCGTCCGCAAGTTTCTCGAAGAGAATCGAATTATCATCGGAAAGGATAAAAACGGAAAACCGATCTACGACGAAAAGTATCTTTGTTTCGATCCCGAAGAAAGAATCTTTTATCAAGGACGTTGGAACGAAGGTTTGTATCCGACCGGAACTCCGGGATCTCCTTCCGCAAACGAAGAGGAAAACTTCAAAAAATTAATCCGAAGTTGGGGATCCAAAATCGGAAGGGACGGTAGAAAAGCGTTTTCGATTCCGATCGATCTTTCTTCGAGAGATTCCGAAATATTAAAACTGGATAAAATTACCTTTTTTGAATATATCAAAGAACAGGGATTTCAAACCAAGGAATTGTTCTGGTTTTTGGATTATTCCGTCCGGGACGATTTCGGCGGGTCGATGGATACGATTTCGGCTTGGATCGGATTGCATTATTTTTGTTCCCGTCCCGTGGATGAACACGGAGAGGATCTAACTCTTTTGACATGGCCGGAAGGAAACGGATTTTTAGTCGAAAAATTGCGAACGCCGATTCGAAACAAAATCATAACCGAAACACTCGTTGAAAAAGTAAAACGATCCGATTCGAAACAGGCCCGGTTCGAGGTTCGAGTTTACGATTCCAAACTGAAGGAACAAAAAATTATTCTCTGTGATTCCATCGTTTACGCATTGCCCTCCTTCACACGAAAATACGTTCTCGACGAAAAATCCGGGGTCACAGACGGATTGGTTTATTCTCCTTGGATCACCGCAAACCTTTCCGTGGACAGAGTTCCTACCGGCAAAGGAATACCCCCGTGTTGGGACAACGTGATTTATCAAAGTCCTTCCTTGGGTTATATCGTATCCACACATCAGGACTTACGCGCGAGCAGGGAAGAATCCGTTCTCACCTATTACAGAGCCTTCGGCGAAAAAGATACGGTGAACGTTCGCAAAACGATGATGCGAACCTCCTGGTCCGATTGGAAAGAATCGATTTTATCCGATCTGAAAAAAGCGCACCCCGACATCGAAAAAAGAGTACAATCCTTGGAAGTGATGACCTATGCGCACGCGATGATTCGTCCCGTTCCGAATTTAATCTGGGGAGGACAAAGGGAAAAACTTTCTCTTTCATATCCGAACCTCCACTTTGCACATTCCGATCTGAGCGGAATTTCTATATTTGAAGAAGCGCTGGTGCGCGGTTACAACGCGGCCAACAAAATTCTCGGAGAACAAAAAATATGA
- a CDS encoding HAD family hydrolase: MALFLDFDNTFLDSIGIYESTIEQLYKNAKEYGFSSSKEFSQFYEVARKEAKSELRDSPSNRLRLIYFKKICLAKWKTLDPRWILKMEKDYFSYFQEGIKLRKKKNEKEYKEVFSILKTISEKQKLLFCTNENLRTQLIKLNLLFPKTFPYAILTSEEVGKEKPSEEFFNAANQLVNGEKVLSMIGDSLKDDVEGFLRYGIPAVHVTSIFSKKPKTAEKKKIVLEIRSVKQDHSYMETDDLRTALKLFL; this comes from the coding sequence ATGGCTCTATTTTTGGACTTCGACAATACTTTCTTGGATTCGATCGGAATTTACGAATCCACGATTGAACAACTTTATAAAAACGCCAAAGAATACGGATTTTCTTCGAGTAAAGAATTTTCACAATTCTACGAAGTCGCAAGAAAAGAAGCGAAGTCCGAATTAAGGGATTCTCCATCAAATCGACTTCGGTTGATCTATTTTAAAAAAATCTGTTTGGCGAAGTGGAAGACGTTGGATCCGAGATGGATTTTAAAAATGGAGAAGGATTACTTTAGTTATTTCCAGGAAGGAATCAAACTTCGTAAAAAGAAAAACGAGAAGGAATATAAGGAAGTTTTTTCGATTTTGAAAACGATTTCCGAAAAACAAAAACTTCTTTTTTGTACGAACGAGAATCTAAGAACGCAGTTGATTAAACTGAATCTTCTTTTTCCGAAAACGTTTCCGTACGCGATTTTAACTTCGGAGGAAGTCGGAAAGGAAAAACCTTCGGAAGAATTTTTCAACGCGGCGAATCAACTCGTAAACGGAGAAAAAGTTTTGTCGATGATCGGAGATTCCTTAAAGGACGACGTGGAAGGTTTTCTTCGTTACGGAATTCCGGCCGTTCACGTAACTTCTATCTTTTCTAAAAAACCGAAAACGGCCGAAAAAAAGAAAATCGTTCTGGAAATCAGATCCGTCAAGCAGGACCATTCTTACATGGAAACGGACGATCTCCGGACGGCTTTGAAATTATTTCTTTAA
- a CDS encoding class I SAM-dependent methyltransferase, whose amino-acid sequence MNRTCYLCSSTQNSTVFVENGIDIVRCASCGHVFSTYEQEEHYEGYWDDDSSYDLGWWDNAHREIYQDFIQEFLTAPSGKILDVGCGLGFFVKRIGNQKPGWEAIGYEISEKAVQFARDKNELKNVFPGIVQNSGIAKESLDIITLWDVIEHIPKPHSLLEYLHSLLKPGGILFLQTPNFPIQLFKANLKVALKGMKPDGHYLEAKDHINDYTEKTMKLLAKQTGFKDCKFTILKPIASVSGSGGGGLGSLFKKVYYYATKTLWLFTFKTLNLNNTLFAVLKK is encoded by the coding sequence TTGAACCGAACCTGTTATCTTTGCTCAAGCACACAAAATTCCACTGTTTTTGTGGAGAATGGAATCGACATCGTCCGTTGCGCCTCTTGTGGTCACGTTTTTTCGACATACGAACAAGAAGAGCACTACGAAGGATATTGGGACGATGATTCTTCTTACGATCTCGGATGGTGGGACAACGCGCACCGAGAAATCTATCAGGACTTCATTCAAGAATTCTTAACTGCGCCTTCGGGAAAAATTTTAGACGTGGGTTGCGGTCTCGGTTTTTTTGTGAAACGAATCGGAAATCAAAAACCCGGTTGGGAAGCGATCGGGTATGAGATCTCCGAAAAAGCGGTACAGTTTGCAAGGGACAAAAACGAATTGAAAAACGTTTTTCCGGGAATCGTTCAAAACTCCGGAATCGCAAAAGAATCCTTGGACATCATCACCCTTTGGGATGTGATCGAACATATTCCGAAGCCGCATAGTTTATTAGAATATTTGCATTCTCTTTTAAAACCGGGCGGAATTCTTTTTTTACAAACTCCGAACTTTCCGATCCAACTCTTCAAAGCGAATTTGAAAGTCGCATTAAAAGGAATGAAACCGGACGGTCATTATCTTGAAGCGAAAGATCACATCAACGACTACACCGAAAAAACGATGAAACTACTCGCGAAACAAACCGGTTTTAAGGATTGTAAATTTACGATTCTCAAACCGATCGCATCGGTTTCCGGAAGCGGCGGAGGCGGCCTCGGTTCTCTCTTTAAAAAAGTGTACTACTACGCGACAAAAACTCTTTGGTTATTCACATTCAAAACTTTGAATCTAAATAACACGTTGTTTGCCGTTTTAAAGAAATAA
- the dapF gene encoding diaminopimelate epimerase, producing the protein MASLKFTKMEGIGNDYVYIDSTKTDIRLTPEQIQKISDRNFGIGSDGVIFIRNSKQGDFMMDMYNSDGSSSEMCGNGIRCVAKYIYDHGLTNSKNPKIETGAGILEVDLKVGSGNKVDLVSVDMGKPILVPSKVPVVWKNEDTIIDQVLEVAGKNLKFTAVSMGNPHCVIFVDDSDQFPVREIGPLIEHHSIFPKRVNVEFVTVRGKDHLYQRTWERGAGETLACGTGACAVMVAGNLTERSGKDVQIDLRGGTLRIQWQESGNVLMTGPAREIFSGEIEV; encoded by the coding sequence GTGGCTTCGCTTAAATTTACAAAAATGGAAGGAATCGGTAACGATTACGTTTATATCGATTCGACCAAGACTGACATTCGTCTGACGCCGGAACAGATTCAAAAAATATCCGATCGTAATTTCGGAATCGGAAGCGACGGCGTTATCTTTATTCGCAATTCTAAACAAGGCGATTTTATGATGGATATGTACAACTCGGACGGAAGTTCCTCGGAGATGTGCGGGAACGGAATTCGTTGTGTCGCTAAATACATCTACGATCACGGTTTAACGAATTCTAAAAATCCGAAGATAGAAACCGGAGCGGGAATCCTCGAAGTGGATTTGAAAGTCGGTTCCGGAAATAAGGTCGATCTCGTAAGCGTCGATATGGGAAAACCGATCTTGGTTCCTTCGAAAGTTCCGGTAGTTTGGAAAAACGAAGATACGATCATCGATCAAGTTCTCGAAGTTGCGGGTAAGAATTTAAAGTTCACCGCGGTCAGCATGGGAAATCCACACTGCGTAATTTTTGTCGACGATAGCGATCAGTTTCCCGTAAGAGAAATCGGACCTTTGATCGAACACCATTCTATATTTCCGAAACGAGTGAACGTTGAATTTGTTACCGTTCGCGGAAAAGATCATCTCTATCAAAGAACCTGGGAAAGAGGAGCGGGTGAAACCCTCGCTTGCGGAACCGGAGCTTGTGCAGTGATGGTTGCGGGGAATCTAACGGAAAGATCCGGAAAGGACGTTCAGATCGATCTGCGCGGCGGAACTCTCAGAATTCAATGGCAGGAATCCGGAAACGTTTTGATGACCGGACCGGCTCGGGAAATTTTTTCGGGAGAAATTGAAGTATAA